A genomic window from Streptomyces sp. MST-110588 includes:
- a CDS encoding oxidoreductase has product MSAALCVMAVGVGTVSPAAAARPGAVDGRAPGAVKGGWRLTDSGSDARLRGLAAVSRSTAWVAGTKGTVLRTRDGGRSWRDVSPPGAQGLEFRDVEAFDARHAVVLAIGEGEASRVFRTQDAGATWSESFRNTDPRAFYDCMTFFDRRHGIALSDPVEGRYRIVSTADGGRTWRLLPGRGMPAAQPGEASFAASGQCLVSSGPRDAWIATGGAAASRVLHSSDRGRTWTVAATPVPAGDPARGVFGLAFRDTAHGIAVGGDYRPGQPSPRAAAVSGDGGTSWAAATAPPKEYRSGVAWLPHSRRLALAVGPTGSDLTFDGGRTWHTFDTGSYDTVDCAPDLGCWAAGEKGRIARLGG; this is encoded by the coding sequence GTGTCGGCGGCCTTGTGTGTGATGGCGGTCGGGGTCGGGACCGTGTCGCCGGCGGCGGCGGCGCGGCCGGGGGCGGTGGACGGGAGGGCGCCGGGCGCCGTCAAGGGCGGGTGGCGGCTCACCGACAGCGGGAGCGACGCGCGGCTGCGTGGACTGGCCGCCGTCAGCCGTTCGACCGCCTGGGTGGCGGGGACCAAGGGGACCGTGCTGCGTACGCGTGATGGCGGCCGGAGCTGGCGCGATGTCTCTCCGCCTGGTGCGCAGGGGCTGGAATTCCGTGACGTCGAGGCGTTCGACGCCCGGCACGCCGTCGTCCTGGCCATCGGGGAGGGTGAGGCGTCCCGTGTCTTCCGTACGCAGGACGCGGGCGCGACCTGGAGCGAGAGCTTCCGCAACACCGACCCGCGGGCGTTCTACGACTGCATGACCTTCTTCGACCGGCGGCACGGCATCGCGCTGAGCGATCCCGTCGAGGGGAGGTATCGCATCGTGTCCACCGCCGACGGCGGCCGTACCTGGCGCCTCCTGCCCGGCCGCGGCATGCCGGCCGCCCAGCCGGGTGAGGCGTCCTTCGCCGCCAGTGGTCAGTGCCTGGTCAGCTCCGGGCCGCGGGACGCCTGGATCGCCACCGGCGGCGCAGCCGCCTCCCGCGTCCTGCACTCCTCCGACCGCGGCCGTACGTGGACCGTCGCCGCCACCCCGGTCCCGGCGGGCGACCCGGCGCGCGGCGTCTTCGGCCTCGCCTTCCGCGACACCGCGCACGGCATCGCCGTCGGCGGCGACTACCGCCCCGGGCAGCCCTCGCCCCGGGCGGCGGCGGTCAGCGGGGACGGCGGCACTTCCTGGGCCGCGGCCACGGCGCCGCCGAAGGAATACCGCTCCGGGGTGGCCTGGCTGCCGCACTCGCGCCGGCTCGCCCTCGCCGTGGGACCCACCGGCAGCGACCTGACCTTCGACGGCGGGCGTACCTGGCACACCTTCGACACCGGCTCGTACGACACCGTCGACTGTGCCCCGGACCTCGGATGCTGGGCCGCGGGGGAGAAGGGGCGCATCGCCCGGCTGGGAGGATGA
- a CDS encoding MarR family transcriptional regulator: MAEDIVAGVLRQWQQVHPGLDTGPMAVIGRLNRCSALLQQAADAPLRRVGLTRPEFDILGTLRRMDRELTPGRIARETFASGAAVTKRVRQLETRGLVARRPDERDRRVSHLSLTEEGREIIDRLLPEQLRYEATLLSGIDTQRRDQLSEDLGELLVVLEGRLGSLLD; this comes from the coding sequence GTGGCCGAGGACATCGTCGCCGGGGTGCTGCGCCAGTGGCAGCAGGTCCATCCCGGGCTGGACACCGGCCCGATGGCGGTGATCGGGCGGCTCAACCGCTGCTCCGCGCTGCTGCAGCAGGCCGCCGACGCCCCGCTGCGGCGCGTGGGGCTGACCCGCCCCGAATTCGACATCCTCGGGACGCTGCGGAGGATGGACCGCGAGCTGACGCCCGGCCGGATCGCCCGCGAGACCTTCGCGTCCGGAGCGGCGGTCACCAAGCGCGTACGGCAGTTGGAGACCCGCGGACTGGTGGCGCGGCGGCCCGACGAGCGGGACCGCCGCGTCTCCCACCTCTCCCTCACCGAGGAGGGCCGCGAGATCATCGACCGGCTGCTGCCCGAGCAGTTGCGTTACGAGGCCACGCTGCTGAGCGGCATCGACACCCAGCGGCGGGACCAACTCTCCGAAGACCTGGGCGAGTTGCTGGTCGTCCTGGAGGGCCGCCTCGGCAGCCTCCTGGACTGA
- a CDS encoding FUSC family protein — translation MGKHATPAAKDATPATARTRGVRVRPLPVKSTVRLRRPVDIWHKPALSAVAALAVPDFTLLALGRLDLILYTSAGAMCALYAHGLPYAARARVLLWVILGMVASLGVALTAASLVASTAFLVALASLTAAVHKVMCDATRIGPPGNLILTFIAASAFFVPQRIGQVPCHLSLALAAGAFAWLVCMAPALIRPHGPQRIAVARALEAAATLLRTDPSEAAPARHATAAAVNAAWHTLFLTPARAVSPASAISSAPARPAVRPALDRLLLHAESALAVRHAPGPEDAGRADRCAAWARDLRRNRPLPGMPAAPLTAAQADELTGIAAEHAARHSDAYGTDTAYGMDETYGADAAYGASTAPGADPAHAAPRRPAPDHPRGLRAVLTRLAPGSPLLPIGARVAVSCVLAGWCSMAAGVGHPYWAVVTAASVHQANTTLSWQRALQRTLGNFLGLLVFTALLPLIHTGPLAMILLALVCQLGAEACITRNYWLGTVWVTPMALLLTEFGSHLPARTLITDRWTDTVLGAAVGLACCVLVTNRRAGDRVEAALTRLAVAQAAALRLLEAGHAPGGPRPDALETDWARDRLCARLLELREAVEVAAGEWWQRALPEERVALAEQEGHRTLARLVRHLSAVPAGPPLPPSPDSGPHSGPPRPVAVSGTGQN, via the coding sequence ATGGGGAAGCACGCCACACCCGCCGCCAAGGACGCCACACCGGCCACCGCCCGCACGCGCGGTGTGCGCGTCCGGCCGCTGCCCGTCAAAAGCACCGTCCGCCTGCGCCGACCCGTCGACATCTGGCACAAGCCTGCCCTCAGCGCGGTGGCCGCCCTCGCCGTCCCCGACTTCACCCTGCTCGCCCTCGGCCGCCTCGACCTGATCCTCTACACGTCCGCCGGGGCGATGTGTGCCCTGTACGCGCACGGCCTCCCGTACGCCGCGCGGGCCCGCGTCCTGCTCTGGGTGATCCTCGGCATGGTCGCGAGCCTGGGCGTCGCGCTGACCGCCGCCTCCCTCGTGGCCTCCACCGCGTTCCTGGTCGCCCTCGCCTCCTTGACCGCCGCCGTACACAAGGTCATGTGCGACGCGACCCGCATCGGGCCGCCGGGGAATCTGATCCTCACCTTCATCGCCGCCTCGGCCTTCTTCGTGCCGCAGCGGATCGGGCAGGTCCCCTGCCATCTGTCCCTCGCCCTCGCCGCCGGGGCGTTCGCCTGGCTGGTGTGCATGGCCCCGGCGCTCATCAGGCCCCACGGTCCGCAGCGGATCGCGGTCGCCCGCGCGCTGGAGGCCGCCGCCACCCTGCTGCGTACGGATCCCTCCGAGGCGGCACCCGCCCGGCACGCGACCGCCGCCGCCGTCAACGCCGCCTGGCACACGCTCTTCCTGACCCCGGCCCGAGCCGTGTCCCCGGCCTCGGCCATCTCGTCCGCGCCGGCCCGGCCCGCCGTCCGCCCGGCCCTCGACCGTCTCCTCCTGCACGCCGAATCGGCCCTCGCGGTCCGGCACGCCCCCGGCCCCGAGGACGCGGGCCGCGCCGACCGCTGTGCGGCATGGGCCCGGGACCTGCGACGGAACCGGCCGCTGCCCGGCATGCCGGCCGCGCCCCTGACCGCGGCACAGGCCGACGAGCTCACCGGCATCGCGGCCGAGCACGCCGCTCGGCACTCCGACGCGTACGGCACGGACACGGCGTACGGCATGGACGAGACGTACGGCGCGGACGCTGCGTACGGCGCGAGCACGGCACCCGGCGCGGACCCGGCGCACGCAGCCCCTCGCCGCCCCGCTCCCGACCACCCCCGCGGCCTGCGCGCCGTTCTCACCCGGCTCGCCCCCGGATCCCCCCTGCTGCCCATCGGCGCACGTGTCGCCGTGAGCTGCGTACTGGCGGGCTGGTGCTCGATGGCGGCCGGTGTCGGCCATCCGTACTGGGCCGTGGTCACCGCCGCCTCGGTCCACCAGGCCAACACCACCCTCTCCTGGCAGCGGGCGCTCCAGCGCACCCTCGGCAACTTCCTGGGCCTGCTGGTCTTCACCGCGCTGCTGCCGCTGATCCACACCGGTCCGCTCGCGATGATCCTGCTGGCGCTGGTCTGCCAGCTCGGCGCGGAGGCGTGCATCACCCGCAACTACTGGCTCGGCACGGTGTGGGTCACTCCGATGGCGCTGCTGCTGACCGAGTTCGGCAGTCACCTGCCGGCCCGCACCCTGATCACCGACCGCTGGACGGATACGGTTCTGGGCGCGGCCGTGGGCCTGGCCTGCTGCGTTCTGGTCACCAACCGCCGGGCCGGCGACCGCGTCGAAGCGGCGCTCACGCGGCTCGCCGTCGCACAGGCCGCGGCGCTGCGGCTGCTGGAGGCGGGCCACGCCCCCGGCGGCCCGCGCCCGGACGCCCTGGAGACGGACTGGGCCCGCGACCGCCTCTGTGCCCGCCTCCTCGAACTCCGTGAAGCCGTCGAGGTGGCCGCCGGCGAGTGGTGGCAGCGCGCCCTCCCCGAGGAGCGCGTCGCCCTCGCCGAGCAGGAGGGGCACCGCACCCTGGCCCGCCTCGTCCGCCACCTGTCCGCCGTCCCCGCCGGCCCGCCGCTCCCGCCGTCACCGGACTCCGGTCCGCATTCCGGTCCGCCCCGTCCGGTCGCCGTATCGGGCACGGGGCAGAATTAG
- a CDS encoding acyl-CoA dehydrogenase family protein — MKFVLEAEQAEFGRVLGRMLAAADTPGAVRAWAAGDSEPGRRVWRRLAEAGVFALAVPEEYQGVGLRPVELAVAYEELGWHAVPGPVVECAASAVLLARLGDAARGQDSGTGPVPRPEAGSGPGARWLPRIATAEAIVSYADRARGPYALDADTADVTFVRDGDTLWTSTASGPVQPSLDPARRLARPHTDGAGAAAAAAAAAREAVTAGAYVASGPAVVRAAAHAADTAAFLTAAQALGAGRRLLAETVTYVKRRTQFGVPIGSFQAVRHRLADVLLALEFARPLVYGAAVALAGDEAGAGREIAAAKVAAGEAAYGAARAALQLHGAIGYTQELDLSLWLLKARALRTAWGTPSECRARVLGTPAAL; from the coding sequence GTGAAGTTCGTCCTGGAGGCCGAGCAGGCGGAGTTCGGGCGGGTGCTCGGCCGGATGCTGGCCGCGGCGGACACGCCGGGTGCCGTACGGGCGTGGGCGGCGGGAGATTCCGAGCCGGGGCGGAGGGTGTGGCGGCGGCTCGCGGAGGCCGGGGTGTTCGCCCTCGCGGTGCCGGAGGAGTATCAAGGGGTGGGCCTGCGGCCCGTCGAACTCGCCGTCGCGTACGAGGAGTTGGGGTGGCACGCGGTTCCCGGGCCGGTGGTGGAGTGCGCCGCCTCGGCCGTGCTGCTGGCACGGCTCGGTGACGCGGCAAGGGGTCAGGATTCGGGTACGGGGCCGGTACCGCGCCCGGAGGCGGGGTCGGGTCCGGGCGCGCGGTGGCTGCCGCGAATCGCGACGGCCGAGGCGATCGTCTCGTACGCGGACCGGGCACGCGGACCGTACGCACTGGACGCGGACACGGCCGACGTGACCTTCGTCCGCGACGGGGACACGCTGTGGACGTCGACCGCGAGCGGCCCCGTACAGCCCTCGCTCGACCCGGCCCGGCGGCTCGCCCGCCCGCACACGGACGGCGCGGGCGCAGCGGCAGCGGCAGCGGCAGCGGCAAGGGAAGCGGTCACGGCCGGCGCATACGTGGCGAGCGGCCCGGCCGTCGTGCGCGCCGCCGCGCACGCCGCGGACACGGCGGCGTTCCTGACCGCCGCCCAGGCGCTCGGCGCCGGCCGCCGGCTGCTCGCCGAGACGGTGACGTACGTCAAGCGGCGCACGCAGTTCGGCGTCCCCATCGGCTCGTTCCAGGCGGTGCGGCACCGGCTCGCCGACGTCCTGCTGGCCCTGGAGTTCGCCCGCCCGCTGGTGTACGGCGCCGCCGTGGCGCTGGCCGGCGACGAGGCGGGGGCGGGCCGTGAGATCGCGGCGGCGAAGGTGGCGGCGGGCGAGGCGGCGTACGGGGCGGCGCGGGCCGCCCTCCAGTTGCACGGCGCGATCGGCTACACGCAGGAACTGGACCTCTCGCTGTGGCTGCTGAAGGCGCGGGCCCTGCGCACCGCCTGGGGCACACCGTCCGAGTGCCGGGCCCGCGTACTCGGCACGCCCGCCGCCCTGTGA
- a CDS encoding acyl-CoA dehydrogenase family protein — protein sequence MDLEHTPQDEDFRSQVRAWLAAHVPAVPLPSLETEEGFAAHREWEREMYADRWSVVSWPEEYGGRGASPVRRLIFEEEYHAASAPGRVGQNGISLLAPTLFAHGTEEQLARLLPPMASGETVWAQAWSEPESGSDLASLRSTAVRTGGGWLLHGHKTWSSRAAFADRAFGLFRGGPAADRPHHGLTYLMFDLRAPGVTVRPIGRLDGRPAFAEIFLDGVFVPDRDVIGEPGQGWRIAMSTAADERGTTLRAPGRFLAAADRLAALWRAAADPRDSAVRDRVADAVIAARAYQLFTYAQVSRPAAAGPDRPGTGHGGDGAAAASLGKVFWSELDIRLHETALDLLGPAGELADAAGEVPDHGRWAEGWTFALAGTLYAGTNEIQRDIIAERLLGLPKERRR from the coding sequence ATGGACCTCGAACACACCCCGCAGGACGAGGACTTCAGGTCGCAGGTCCGCGCCTGGCTCGCCGCCCACGTCCCCGCCGTCCCCCTCCCCTCCCTGGAGACCGAGGAGGGCTTCGCGGCCCACCGGGAGTGGGAGCGCGAGATGTACGCCGACCGCTGGTCGGTCGTCTCCTGGCCCGAGGAGTACGGGGGCCGGGGCGCCTCCCCTGTCCGCCGGCTGATCTTCGAGGAGGAGTACCACGCCGCGAGTGCCCCCGGCCGGGTCGGCCAGAACGGCATCAGCCTGCTCGCCCCCACCCTCTTCGCACACGGCACCGAGGAGCAACTCGCCCGGCTGCTGCCGCCGATGGCGAGCGGGGAGACGGTCTGGGCGCAGGCCTGGTCGGAGCCCGAGTCCGGCTCCGACCTCGCCTCGCTGCGCTCCACCGCCGTACGGACCGGGGGCGGCTGGCTGCTGCACGGGCACAAGACGTGGTCCTCGCGGGCCGCGTTCGCCGACCGGGCCTTCGGCCTCTTCCGCGGCGGTCCGGCCGCGGACCGGCCGCACCACGGCCTGACCTACCTGATGTTCGATCTGCGCGCGCCGGGCGTGACCGTACGTCCCATCGGCCGGCTCGACGGCAGGCCGGCCTTCGCCGAGATCTTCCTCGACGGCGTCTTCGTGCCGGACCGGGACGTGATCGGGGAGCCGGGTCAGGGCTGGCGGATCGCGATGAGTACGGCTGCGGACGAGCGCGGGACCACCCTGCGCGCCCCCGGCCGCTTCCTGGCCGCCGCGGACCGGCTCGCCGCCCTGTGGCGCGCCGCGGCAGATCCCCGCGACAGCGCCGTACGCGATCGGGTCGCCGACGCGGTCATCGCCGCCCGCGCCTATCAGCTCTTCACCTACGCACAGGTCTCGCGCCCCGCGGCGGCCGGCCCGGACCGTCCCGGCACCGGCCACGGGGGTGACGGCGCTGCCGCCGCCAGCCTCGGCAAGGTCTTCTGGTCCGAACTGGACATCAGGCTCCACGAGACCGCCCTTGATCTGCTGGGCCCCGCGGGCGAACTCGCCGATGCCGCCGGGGAGGTGCCGGACCACGGCCGCTGGGCCGAGGGGTGGACCTTCGCGCTGGCCGGCACGCTCTACGCCGGCACCAACGAGATCCAGCGCGACATCATCGCCGAACGCCTGCTCGGCCTGCCCAAGGAGCGTCGCCGGTGA
- a CDS encoding SDR family oxidoreductase, with translation MTSEKPAHVPASASGRDPGRVPSYVPGHGLLSGRTAVVTAAAGAGIGAATARRLLEEGARVVLSDAHTRRLKEYQERLAAEFGARAVAALPCDVTDETQIGALFDLAERRYGRLDVVVNNAGLGGTADLVEMTDEQWTKVLDVTLNGTFRCTRAALRRMRASGGGGAVVNNASVVGWRAQRGQAHYAAAKAGVMALTRCAAVEAAAYGIRVNAVAPSLAAHLHLAKVTSRELLTELTAREAFGRAAEPWEVANVIVFLASDYASYMTGEVVAVSSQHA, from the coding sequence ATGACGAGCGAGAAGCCCGCGCACGTCCCCGCGTCCGCCTCCGGGCGCGACCCCGGCCGCGTCCCCTCGTACGTCCCGGGGCACGGCCTCCTCAGCGGCCGGACCGCCGTCGTCACCGCCGCCGCGGGCGCCGGCATCGGCGCGGCGACCGCCCGCAGGCTGCTGGAAGAGGGCGCCCGTGTCGTCCTTTCCGACGCCCACACCCGCCGTCTGAAGGAGTACCAGGAGCGGCTGGCCGCGGAGTTCGGCGCCCGTGCCGTTGCCGCGCTGCCCTGCGACGTCACGGACGAGACGCAGATCGGCGCCCTCTTCGACCTCGCCGAGCGGCGGTACGGCCGGCTGGACGTCGTCGTGAACAACGCGGGACTGGGCGGTACCGCCGACCTGGTGGAGATGACCGACGAGCAGTGGACGAAGGTCCTGGACGTCACGCTGAACGGAACCTTCCGCTGCACCCGTGCCGCCCTGCGCCGCATGCGCGCCTCGGGCGGGGGCGGGGCCGTCGTCAACAACGCCTCCGTCGTGGGCTGGCGGGCCCAGCGCGGCCAGGCGCACTACGCCGCCGCCAAGGCCGGGGTGATGGCCCTGACCCGCTGCGCCGCCGTGGAGGCCGCCGCGTACGGGATCCGGGTCAACGCCGTGGCGCCGAGCCTGGCCGCGCACCTGCACCTGGCGAAGGTGACGAGCCGGGAACTGCTGACGGAGCTGACGGCGCGGGAGGCGTTCGGCCGGGCCGCCGAGCCGTGGGAGGTCGCCAACGTCATCGTCTTCCTGGCCAGCGACTACGCGTCGTACATGACCGGCGAGGTCGTCGCGGTCAGCAGTCAGCATGCGTAA
- a CDS encoding TetR/AcrR family transcriptional regulator, with protein MDTAAEVFAAQGYNATTVRRIADEAGMLAGSLYYHFDSKESILDEILSTFLDELWAGYDAVLAAGLGPRRTIEALVTESFREIDRHRAAVAIYQKESRHLSARPRFGYLADSQRKFEAAWLGTLERGVAEGAFRADLDVRLTYRFVRDTVWVAASWYRPGGQHSPEEIARQYLSMVLDGIAVRE; from the coding sequence CTGGACACCGCGGCCGAGGTCTTCGCCGCCCAGGGCTACAACGCCACCACCGTCCGCCGGATCGCCGACGAGGCGGGCATGCTCGCGGGCAGCCTCTACTACCACTTCGACTCCAAGGAGTCGATCCTCGATGAAATCCTGAGCACTTTCCTGGACGAGCTGTGGGCCGGTTACGACGCGGTGCTCGCCGCCGGTCTCGGCCCCCGGCGCACCATCGAGGCCCTGGTCACCGAGTCCTTCCGGGAGATCGACCGGCACCGTGCCGCCGTCGCGATCTACCAGAAGGAGTCCCGGCACCTGTCCGCCCGGCCCCGCTTCGGCTATCTCGCCGACTCGCAGCGCAAGTTCGAGGCGGCGTGGCTGGGGACGCTGGAGCGGGGGGTGGCCGAGGGCGCCTTCCGCGCGGACCTGGACGTCCGGCTCACCTACCGCTTCGTACGCGACACCGTCTGGGTCGCCGCGAGCTGGTACCGGCCGGGCGGGCAGCACAGCCCGGAGGAGATCGCCCGCCAGTACCTGTCGATGGTGCTGGACGGGATCGCCGTACGGGAATGA